In Sinorhizobium arboris LMG 14919, a genomic segment contains:
- a CDS encoding alpha/beta fold hydrolase — MAEAGTQSSAGKARAATELFSVRSADGTMLSGEAKGEIHAPEILFIHGLRQSRLSWHKQFADPALAGFRMVGFDLRGHGDSDKPTSLDAYSDADRWADDVAAVIEAAKLRNPILVGWSLGGYVAGAYLRKYGGAAIAGVNLVDAVTKLSPDLLTEEAAAFTRTTTSHDLAERTAATADFLAACFHRPPAAAEMQRMLVVNGMTARAANEGFVRTATTDLEAVFQAYTGPILLTHGVHDRLVRVAMSERIGAIHKNSRVSLYDNSGHSPFYEEPARFGQELAAFVKTANDPAKTTGTR; from the coding sequence GTGGCCGAAGCAGGCACCCAAAGCTCTGCCGGAAAGGCAAGGGCCGCCACCGAGCTGTTCTCCGTTCGATCAGCTGACGGAACCATGCTGTCGGGCGAGGCGAAAGGCGAAATCCATGCCCCGGAAATTCTGTTCATCCATGGCCTGCGCCAAAGCCGCCTGAGCTGGCACAAACAGTTCGCCGATCCTGCGCTCGCGGGCTTTCGGATGGTCGGCTTCGACCTGCGCGGCCACGGCGACTCCGACAAACCCACCTCGCTCGATGCTTACTCCGATGCGGATCGGTGGGCGGACGACGTCGCCGCCGTGATCGAGGCGGCTAAGCTGCGCAACCCCATACTGGTGGGTTGGTCGCTGGGCGGCTACGTGGCAGGCGCATACCTGCGCAAATATGGCGGCGCGGCCATTGCCGGCGTCAACCTGGTCGATGCCGTCACTAAGCTGTCGCCCGATCTTCTCACCGAAGAGGCCGCAGCCTTTACTCGCACCACCACTTCGCACGACCTGGCCGAACGGACCGCGGCGACCGCCGATTTTCTCGCCGCCTGCTTCCACCGGCCGCCGGCGGCGGCAGAGATGCAGCGCATGCTGGTCGTCAACGGCATGACGGCGCGCGCCGCAAACGAAGGCTTCGTCAGGACCGCAACGACCGATCTCGAAGCTGTCTTCCAGGCCTATACGGGCCCGATCCTGCTGACGCATGGCGTCCATGATCGGCTGGTTCGTGTCGCAATGTCGGAGCGGATCGGGGCCATCCACAAGAACAGTCGTGTTTCTCTCTACGACAACAGTGGACATAGCCCCTTCTACGAAGAGCCCGCCCGCTTCGGACAGGAACTCGCCGCCTTTGTGAAAACCGCGAACGACCCAGCAAAGACGACTGGAACGCGATGA
- a CDS encoding ABC transporter substrate-binding protein, whose translation MLKRLTLAAMLSLGVAAGALAAGERHGGTLVFTAPYGSSFATLDVQSSPNTQEEFITQAIHRALYSWDSNRNKPVLELATSEEVSEDGMVHTYHLRKNAVFHNGKPLTADDIIYSYKRIANPENAFPGASFIAVIKGAEDYIAGKADEISGLKKIDDHTLEITYTGTINPGFPLMQNTTVIYPSNVEDESTFGKTPVGLGAFVFKEHVPGSQVVVEKFGKYYEEGKPYLDRINIVLMAEDAARDVAFRNREIDVSILGPTQYQAYQGEEGLKGHLLEVAEVYTRNIGFNPAFEPLKDKRVRQAINHAINSPLIIERLVKNKAYPASGWLPISSPAFDKDKAPYAYDPEKAKALLAEAGYADGFEFEVTASPNESWGVPIVEAILPMLKKVGITVKPKPVESSTLGEAVTTNNFQAFIWSNLSGPDPLNALRCYYSKTPQSACNYTSYANPDFDKLYEAAKQERDPAKQNDLLRQANNLVQDDAPVWFFNYNKAVMAYQPWVHGLVPNATELAVQPYDEIWIDETAPASRH comes from the coding sequence ATGCTGAAAAGACTGACACTGGCCGCAATGCTCAGCCTCGGCGTGGCTGCCGGGGCGCTTGCCGCGGGCGAGCGCCATGGCGGAACGCTCGTCTTCACCGCGCCCTACGGCTCGAGCTTCGCCACGCTCGACGTGCAGTCGAGCCCCAACACGCAGGAAGAATTCATCACGCAGGCCATCCACCGCGCGCTCTACAGCTGGGATTCGAACCGGAACAAGCCCGTCCTGGAACTGGCGACCTCGGAGGAGGTTTCCGAGGACGGCATGGTCCACACCTATCATCTGCGTAAAAACGCGGTGTTTCACAACGGCAAGCCGCTGACGGCCGACGACATCATCTACAGCTACAAGCGCATCGCCAACCCGGAGAACGCCTTCCCCGGCGCGAGCTTCATCGCCGTCATCAAGGGCGCCGAGGACTATATCGCCGGTAAGGCCGACGAGATCTCGGGGCTGAAGAAGATCGATGACCACACCCTGGAGATCACCTATACCGGCACGATCAATCCCGGCTTCCCGCTGATGCAGAACACGACGGTCATCTATCCTTCGAATGTCGAGGACGAATCGACCTTCGGCAAGACTCCCGTCGGCCTTGGCGCCTTCGTCTTCAAGGAGCACGTGCCCGGTTCGCAGGTCGTCGTGGAGAAATTCGGCAAGTACTACGAGGAAGGCAAGCCCTATCTCGACCGGATCAACATCGTGCTGATGGCAGAGGACGCCGCGCGCGACGTCGCCTTCCGCAACAGGGAAATCGACGTTTCGATCCTCGGCCCCACCCAGTACCAGGCCTATCAGGGCGAAGAGGGGCTGAAAGGTCACCTCCTGGAAGTCGCCGAGGTCTACACCCGCAACATTGGCTTCAACCCCGCTTTCGAGCCCTTAAAAGACAAGCGGGTGCGCCAGGCGATCAACCATGCCATCAATTCGCCGCTGATCATCGAGCGCCTCGTCAAGAACAAGGCCTATCCGGCCTCCGGCTGGCTGCCGATCTCCTCGCCCGCCTTTGACAAGGACAAGGCGCCTTACGCCTACGATCCGGAGAAGGCAAAGGCGCTGCTCGCCGAGGCCGGCTATGCCGACGGCTTCGAGTTCGAGGTGACGGCGAGCCCGAACGAAAGCTGGGGCGTGCCGATCGTCGAAGCCATCCTGCCGATGCTGAAGAAGGTCGGCATCACGGTGAAGCCGAAGCCGGTCGAAAGCTCCACGCTCGGCGAGGCGGTGACGACTAACAACTTCCAGGCCTTCATCTGGTCCAACCTGTCCGGTCCGGACCCGCTGAACGCACTGCGTTGCTACTATTCGAAGACGCCGCAATCGGCCTGCAACTACACGAGCTATGCGAACCCGGATTTCGACAAGCTCTATGAGGCGGCAAAGCAGGAACGAGACCCGGCCAAGCAGAACGACCTCCTGCGCCAGGCCAACAATCTCGTGCAGGACGACGCGCCGGTCTGGTTCTTCAACTACAACAAGGCGGTGATGGCCTACCAGCCGTGGGTCCACGGCCTCGTTCCGAACGCGACGGAACTGGCGGTCCAGCCCTATGACGAGATCTGGATCGACGAGACGGCGCCGGCATCGCGCCATTAG
- a CDS encoding amidohydrolase — protein sequence MAFGIEADLILINGRIWRGRAESISEALAVWQGKVLATGSDADILGLKGPRTEIIDLEGRFATPGLIDNHLHLIATGIAMGWVDATPASAPTLAALMSRISDRAATTPRGGWVRARGYDQVKLDTGRHPTRDDLDRAAPDHPVLLTRACGHVSIANSRALELAGITEATAVPEGGVIGVTEGRLNGFLAENAQNLVKAAMPPAPTEELIEGIERAGRYLLSFGITSCMDAAVGHVSGFAEIQAYQMAKLSGRLPVRVWLTLLGDPGVSIVEDCWRAGLLSGAGDDMLRVGGVKVFLDGSAGGRTAWMTEPYQGEADNIGVQMLPDAEVEAVVRTCHDRGYQMVCHAIGDGAIEQLITAYEKALAANPDPDRRHRIEHCGFSTPEQNARMKAAGILPAPQMAFIHDFGDSYISVLGEERGRSSYPIGTWMRMGLKPSTGSDSPVCSPDPFPNLHAMLTRQTGMGTVMKASERLSREEALQAYTEYGAYSQKAEGVKGRLVPGQWADIAVFDNDLLTAPPEAILSDTRCVLTLLAGRVVHDAR from the coding sequence ATGGCGTTCGGAATAGAAGCCGATCTTATCCTCATCAATGGGCGGATCTGGCGCGGCCGGGCAGAGAGCATCAGCGAGGCGCTTGCGGTGTGGCAAGGCAAGGTTCTTGCAACCGGCAGCGATGCGGACATCTTGGGTCTGAAGGGACCGCGCACCGAGATCATCGACCTCGAAGGCCGCTTCGCCACCCCCGGCCTCATCGACAACCACCTGCATCTCATCGCAACCGGCATAGCCATGGGCTGGGTCGACGCCACGCCGGCGAGCGCGCCGACGCTCGCCGCGCTGATGAGCCGGATTTCCGACCGTGCAGCCACGACGCCGCGGGGCGGGTGGGTGCGCGCCCGCGGCTATGACCAGGTCAAGCTCGACACCGGACGGCACCCGACGCGCGACGATCTCGATCGTGCGGCCCCCGACCACCCCGTCCTGCTGACGCGGGCCTGCGGCCATGTCTCGATCGCCAACTCCCGCGCTCTGGAGCTTGCCGGCATAACCGAGGCGACGGCCGTGCCGGAGGGCGGCGTGATCGGCGTCACGGAGGGCAGGCTGAACGGCTTCCTGGCGGAAAACGCCCAAAACCTCGTCAAGGCCGCCATGCCGCCGGCACCGACCGAGGAGCTGATCGAGGGAATCGAGCGGGCAGGGCGGTATCTGCTCTCCTTCGGTATCACGAGTTGCATGGATGCGGCCGTGGGCCACGTCTCAGGGTTTGCTGAAATCCAGGCCTATCAGATGGCCAAACTGTCCGGTCGCCTGCCGGTGCGCGTCTGGCTGACCCTGCTCGGCGATCCCGGCGTTTCCATCGTCGAGGACTGCTGGCGTGCGGGTCTTCTTTCCGGCGCCGGCGACGACATGCTGCGCGTCGGCGGAGTCAAGGTCTTCCTCGACGGTTCGGCAGGCGGGCGCACCGCCTGGATGACGGAGCCCTATCAGGGCGAAGCGGACAATATCGGCGTGCAGATGCTGCCGGATGCGGAGGTCGAGGCGGTCGTCAGGACCTGCCACGACCGGGGCTATCAGATGGTCTGCCACGCCATCGGCGACGGCGCGATCGAACAGCTCATCACCGCCTACGAGAAGGCGCTTGCCGCAAACCCGGATCCCGACCGGCGCCATCGCATCGAGCATTGCGGCTTTTCCACCCCGGAACAGAATGCGCGCATGAAGGCGGCCGGCATCCTGCCTGCGCCGCAAATGGCCTTCATCCACGATTTTGGCGATAGTTACATCTCCGTGCTCGGCGAGGAACGCGGGCGGTCGTCCTACCCGATCGGCACCTGGATGCGTATGGGCCTGAAACCTTCGACCGGCTCGGATTCGCCAGTCTGCTCGCCCGATCCGTTTCCGAACCTGCACGCAATGCTCACGCGCCAGACGGGCATGGGCACGGTGATGAAAGCATCCGAACGGCTGAGCCGCGAGGAGGCATTGCAAGCCTATACGGAATACGGCGCCTATTCGCAAAAGGCCGAGGGGGTGAAAGGGCGGCTCGTGCCCGGCCAGTGGGCGGACATCGCCGTTTTCGATAACGACCTTCTGACCGCGCCGCCCGAAGCCATCCTTTCGGATACGCGCTGCGTGCTGACCCTGCTTGCGGGCCGCGTCGTGCATGATGCGCGCTGA
- a CDS encoding ABC transporter permease, which yields MRLGFNFWLGAALTALVILAGVLAPWIAPFDPVLDADLMNSELPPDATFWFGTDGQGRDVYTRILYGAQISLTVGIVSQVINSIIGVTLGMTAGYWGGWWDDLVNGFTNVMLAIPSLIFALAVMAVLGPGLPSLLIALGLTNWSWTCRIARSSTLSLKSLGYVQAARTLGYGDLRIMFTQILPNMMGPILVMGTLGMGSAVLSEAALSFLGLGIQPPFPSWGSMLTDARQLIQLAPWVAIFPGLAIFLSVLGFNLLGDGLRDSLDPHMRTRNP from the coding sequence ATGCGCCTCGGTTTCAACTTCTGGCTCGGTGCCGCGCTGACGGCGCTGGTGATCCTCGCCGGCGTCCTCGCCCCCTGGATCGCGCCCTTCGACCCGGTGCTCGACGCGGACCTCATGAATTCCGAACTGCCGCCGGACGCCACCTTCTGGTTCGGCACGGACGGGCAGGGGCGGGACGTCTATACCCGTATCCTCTATGGCGCGCAGATTTCGCTGACGGTCGGCATCGTCTCGCAGGTGATCAACTCGATTATCGGCGTCACCCTCGGCATGACCGCCGGCTACTGGGGCGGGTGGTGGGACGACTTGGTGAACGGTTTCACGAACGTCATGCTCGCCATTCCCTCGCTGATCTTCGCGCTCGCCGTGATGGCCGTGCTGGGTCCCGGCCTGCCGTCGCTGCTCATCGCGCTCGGCCTCACCAACTGGAGCTGGACCTGTCGCATCGCCCGCTCGTCCACACTCTCCCTGAAGTCGCTGGGCTATGTGCAGGCGGCGCGGACGCTCGGTTACGGGGACCTGCGCATCATGTTTACGCAAATCCTGCCCAACATGATGGGGCCGATCCTGGTCATGGGGACGCTCGGCATGGGCTCGGCCGTGCTTTCGGAAGCCGCGCTCTCCTTTCTGGGCCTCGGCATTCAGCCGCCGTTCCCGAGCTGGGGCTCGATGCTGACGGATGCGCGCCAGCTCATCCAGCTCGCGCCGTGGGTGGCGATCTTCCCCGGCCTTGCCATTTTTCTCTCGGTACTCGGCTTCAACCTTCTCGGCGACGGCCTTCGCGACAGCCTCGACCCGCATATGAGGACGCGCAACCCATGA
- a CDS encoding PepSY domain-containing protein, translated as MKNMIIVATALMSAVATASLAQTTPSTEGDTPAVATPDSQNPAAPVAGANSFTEAQAKERIEEAGYTDVSGLQLDDKGVWQATAMKDGKSVSVALDYQGNVTAQ; from the coding sequence ATGAAAAATATGATTATTGTCGCGACAGCCCTGATGAGCGCTGTGGCCACGGCATCACTCGCGCAAACGACACCTTCAACGGAAGGAGACACGCCTGCGGTGGCGACGCCTGATTCACAGAACCCGGCGGCCCCGGTCGCAGGAGCAAACAGCTTCACTGAAGCACAAGCGAAGGAACGGATCGAAGAGGCCGGATATACTGACGTCAGCGGACTGCAGCTCGATGACAAGGGGGTATGGCAGGCAACTGCGATGAAGGACGGCAAATCCGTATCCGTAGCTCTCGACTACCAGGGCAACGTGACAGCGCAGTAA
- a CDS encoding TetR/AcrR family transcriptional regulator: MEQVEKSRGGRPWSFDRDKALEVATRLFWRHGYEGVSVGELTKAMGIAPPSLYAAFGSKAGLYREALTRYEETSGSLDAPAIDSAATLAQAVRLLLEGAVKAVTHPDRERGCMISSGLIECQPENAALARDAAARRDAMRERIVNLLQSFAEADDLRRLARHLAAVMQGLSIQARDGATPAELQEIVEDVVSGVAARHPGCETNRFCS, encoded by the coding sequence ATGGAACAGGTTGAAAAATCACGCGGTGGACGGCCATGGAGCTTTGATCGGGACAAGGCGCTCGAAGTCGCTACGCGGCTGTTTTGGCGGCATGGTTATGAAGGGGTATCGGTCGGCGAGTTGACAAAGGCGATGGGCATCGCGCCTCCGAGCCTTTATGCCGCCTTCGGGAGCAAGGCCGGGCTCTACCGCGAAGCACTCACCCGCTACGAGGAGACGTCCGGCTCGCTCGATGCTCCTGCGATCGACTCTGCGGCCACGCTCGCGCAGGCGGTGCGGCTGCTGCTGGAGGGAGCCGTCAAGGCAGTCACCCACCCCGATAGAGAGCGTGGCTGCATGATCTCCAGCGGCCTGATCGAGTGTCAGCCGGAGAACGCCGCGCTTGCCCGCGATGCCGCCGCGCGTCGCGACGCCATGCGCGAGCGGATCGTGAATTTACTCCAGTCATTTGCCGAGGCGGATGATCTGCGCCGCCTGGCGAGGCATCTGGCGGCTGTCATGCAGGGTCTCTCGATTCAGGCGCGAGACGGCGCGACGCCGGCCGAACTGCAGGAGATCGTCGAAGACGTCGTTTCGGGAGTGGCGGCACGGCATCCGGGGTGCGAAACCAATCGCTTCTGCAGCTAG
- a CDS encoding ABC transporter ATP-binding protein, which produces MTAPLLDIKDLHLSIAAGRSVRRPLVEGVSFQIMPGEAYGLVGESGSGKSVTSLAVMGLLKKPLAVSGGEILFKGQNLLELPKREMRRLRGNRIAMIFQEPMTALNPLSTIGRQIAEMFVLHQDKSWEEAQKLAVEALASVRVPNPDRRARNYPHQMSGGLRQRVMIAMALACNPDLLIADEPTTALDVTVQAEVLRLIKELCAERGTAVLFISHDLGVIASICQRVGVMYAGCLVEENETRALFAAPRHEYTRGLLGALPRFGSRTLHGRQRLVDIDSIIADRSKLTETRFIAPRDAEREGQP; this is translated from the coding sequence ATGACCGCGCCGCTTTTAGACATCAAGGACCTGCACTTGAGCATCGCGGCCGGTCGCTCTGTCCGTCGTCCGCTCGTCGAGGGCGTCTCCTTTCAGATAATGCCGGGCGAGGCCTATGGTCTCGTCGGAGAGTCCGGCTCCGGCAAGTCGGTGACTTCGCTCGCCGTCATGGGGCTTCTCAAGAAGCCGCTCGCCGTTTCCGGCGGCGAGATCCTGTTTAAGGGGCAGAATCTGCTGGAGCTGCCGAAGCGCGAGATGCGGCGCCTGCGCGGCAATCGTATCGCCATGATTTTTCAAGAGCCGATGACGGCGCTGAATCCGCTGTCCACCATCGGCCGGCAGATCGCGGAAATGTTCGTGCTGCATCAGGACAAGAGCTGGGAGGAGGCGCAGAAACTCGCGGTCGAAGCGCTCGCCAGCGTGCGCGTGCCCAATCCCGACCGGCGTGCGCGCAACTATCCGCACCAGATGTCGGGGGGGCTGCGCCAGCGCGTGATGATCGCTATGGCGCTCGCCTGCAATCCGGATCTCCTGATCGCCGACGAACCGACAACGGCGCTCGACGTCACCGTGCAGGCCGAGGTGCTGCGGCTGATCAAGGAACTCTGCGCCGAGCGCGGTACGGCGGTTCTCTTCATTAGCCATGATCTCGGCGTGATCGCCAGCATCTGCCAACGCGTCGGCGTCATGTATGCCGGGTGCCTGGTCGAGGAGAACGAGACACGGGCACTCTTCGCGGCACCCCGGCACGAATATACCCGTGGGCTCCTCGGCGCCTTGCCGCGCTTCGGCAGCCGCACTCTGCACGGTCGCCAGCGGCTGGTCGACATCGACAGCATCATCGCCGACCGCTCGAAGCTCACGGAGACCCGCTTCATCGCGCCGCGCGATGCGGAAAGAGAGGGCCAGCCATGA
- a CDS encoding general stress protein, which translates to MRTVTGLFDDYSDAREAVSDLETAGVPTDDISIVANNAGDRYSTHGSSAAEGAGAGAGLGAAGGGVVGLLTGLGLMAIPGVGPVVAAGWLASTAAGAAAGAVAGGAAGGLIGALTDSGVDEEDAHVYAEGVRRGGALVTARVEDSVAPQAEAILKQRRIVDPAARRSIYAQEGWSRFDETADPYTLDQVERERERYRSMMP; encoded by the coding sequence ATGAGAACGGTAACAGGGCTCTTTGACGACTATTCAGATGCTCGCGAGGCCGTAAGCGATCTGGAAACGGCAGGCGTGCCTACAGACGACATCAGCATCGTCGCGAACAACGCGGGCGATCGTTACTCGACCCATGGCTCGAGCGCGGCCGAAGGCGCCGGTGCCGGAGCTGGGCTCGGTGCTGCCGGGGGCGGCGTGGTCGGCCTTCTGACCGGGCTCGGCCTGATGGCCATTCCGGGAGTTGGTCCCGTGGTGGCTGCCGGCTGGCTTGCCTCCACCGCGGCCGGTGCGGCAGCCGGCGCAGTCGCGGGCGGCGCGGCCGGAGGCCTGATCGGTGCACTGACCGATTCCGGGGTTGATGAAGAAGACGCCCATGTTTACGCCGAGGGCGTTCGCCGAGGCGGCGCCTTGGTGACGGCCAGGGTTGAAGACAGTGTTGCGCCTCAGGCGGAAGCGATCCTGAAACAGCGCAGAATCGTCGATCCTGCCGCCCGCAGGAGCATTTATGCCCAAGAAGGTTGGTCGCGGTTCGACGAAACAGCCGACCCGTACACGCTCGATCAAGTCGAACGAGAGCGCGAGCGGTACCGCAGCATGATGCCCTAG
- a CDS encoding ATP-binding cassette domain-containing protein, protein MTDPLLEVDDLHVRFSVSGGGLLGTGRRVLHAVNGISFSLAKGECLSIVGESGCGKSTTALSILGLQEPTEGTIRYRGQPLTGPGAPGRMQRAKAVQMVFQDPYASLNPRQSVRNSLAAPLRLHGITAASEIADRIEIMLANVGLRPEQANRYPHEFSGGQRQRIGIARALILEPEIVVLDEPVSALDVSIRAQIINLLLDLQEKLGLAYLMISHDLSVVEHMSDRVLVMFFGQVMEEGGWRDIFETPVHPYTRRLIAAIPDPDAALDPGKNDDFADVRLPAGRGFVFDGSTAPDVFSAPAPSELVEITPAHRVRVVTAA, encoded by the coding sequence ATGACCGACCCTCTGTTGGAGGTGGACGACCTGCATGTCCGCTTTTCTGTTTCCGGCGGCGGGCTGCTCGGAACCGGGCGGCGCGTGCTGCATGCCGTCAACGGTATCAGCTTCTCGCTCGCTAAGGGCGAATGCCTGTCGATCGTCGGTGAATCCGGCTGCGGCAAATCCACGACGGCGCTCTCGATCCTCGGCCTTCAGGAGCCGACCGAAGGCACGATCCGCTATCGCGGTCAGCCGCTCACCGGACCGGGCGCGCCCGGACGCATGCAGCGCGCCAAGGCGGTGCAGATGGTTTTCCAGGATCCCTATGCCTCGCTGAACCCGCGCCAGTCCGTACGCAACTCGCTCGCTGCGCCGTTGCGGCTGCACGGCATCACGGCGGCATCGGAGATCGCCGATCGGATCGAAATCATGCTCGCCAATGTGGGGCTGAGGCCCGAGCAGGCGAACCGCTATCCGCACGAGTTCTCCGGCGGTCAGCGCCAGCGCATCGGCATTGCCCGTGCGCTCATCCTCGAACCCGAAATCGTCGTGCTCGACGAACCGGTATCCGCCCTCGACGTGTCCATCCGCGCACAGATCATCAACCTGCTGCTGGACCTGCAGGAAAAGCTCGGCCTAGCCTACCTGATGATCAGCCATGATCTCAGCGTGGTGGAGCATATGAGCGACCGGGTGCTGGTGATGTTTTTCGGGCAGGTCATGGAGGAGGGCGGCTGGCGGGATATCTTCGAAACGCCTGTCCATCCCTATACACGTCGGCTCATCGCCGCCATTCCCGATCCGGATGCTGCGCTTGACCCGGGGAAGAACGACGACTTTGCCGATGTACGGCTTCCTGCCGGTCGCGGCTTCGTATTCGACGGCAGCACGGCGCCGGATGTCTTTTCCGCTCCGGCGCCCTCCGAGCTGGTGGAGATTACGCCTGCACACCGTGTGAGAGTGGTGACTGCCGCTTAA
- a CDS encoding ABC transporter permease codes for MLRFTLRRILQIIPTVVVVALLIFVIFSVVPGTFAASLFADGRRAADPQMIARLNEEFGLNKPLMERFATYVTDLAQFDLGTSFRTRQPVIDLINDRMWASLQLAVAAMVFALVVSVPLGFVAALRPGSVLDTVTMIGAVSGLSMPQFWLGLLMMYLFALQLNWLPSFGYGDGSFRNLILPAVTLGVTPLALLARTTRAGVLDVLNADFIRTAHSKGMSEAKVVRWHVARNALVLIVTTVGLQFGSLIGQAVVIEKLFAWPGIGSLLVDSVASRDIPVVQGTILVIVLWFLVINTAVDLIYAAIDPRIKQE; via the coding sequence ATGCTTCGTTTCACCCTGCGCCGCATCCTGCAGATCATACCCACGGTCGTGGTGGTGGCGCTGCTTATCTTCGTCATCTTCAGCGTCGTGCCGGGCACTTTCGCCGCAAGCCTCTTCGCCGACGGCAGGCGCGCCGCCGACCCGCAGATGATCGCCCGCCTCAATGAGGAATTCGGGCTGAACAAGCCGCTGATGGAGCGCTTCGCGACCTATGTCACGGATCTTGCGCAATTCGATCTGGGAACCAGTTTCCGCACCCGTCAGCCGGTGATCGACCTCATCAACGACCGTATGTGGGCCTCGCTGCAACTGGCGGTCGCAGCGATGGTCTTCGCCCTCGTCGTCAGTGTGCCGCTCGGCTTCGTCGCGGCGTTGAGGCCCGGCTCGGTGCTCGATACGGTGACGATGATCGGGGCGGTGTCCGGCCTCTCCATGCCGCAGTTCTGGCTGGGCCTCCTGATGATGTATCTCTTCGCCCTGCAGCTGAACTGGTTGCCGAGCTTCGGCTACGGCGACGGGTCGTTCCGGAACCTGATCCTGCCGGCCGTCACGCTCGGAGTCACGCCGCTTGCGCTTCTCGCGCGCACCACGCGGGCCGGCGTCCTCGATGTCCTCAACGCCGACTTTATCCGCACCGCCCATTCCAAGGGCATGAGCGAGGCCAAGGTGGTGCGCTGGCACGTGGCGCGCAACGCACTCGTGCTGATCGTCACGACCGTCGGCCTGCAGTTCGGCTCTCTCATCGGTCAGGCCGTCGTCATCGAAAAGCTGTTCGCCTGGCCCGGCATCGGCTCGCTTCTGGTGGATAGCGTCGCGAGCCGCGACATACCCGTGGTGCAGGGCACGATCCTCGTTATCGTGCTCTGGTTCCTCGTGATCAACACGGCCGTCGATCTGATCTATGCCGCGATCGATCCGCGCATCAAGCAGGAGTGA